One stretch of Eupeodes corollae chromosome 2, idEupCoro1.1, whole genome shotgun sequence DNA includes these proteins:
- the LOC129946028 gene encoding uncharacterized protein LOC129946028 yields MQSIVIAVLLLVVPTIYCENIFKINISPEEAQQFLKSSNLNIDYAPKTGENPLPVVQNEKGEFIYQGRKIDNPSEYVEEHYTAHQYHGQDGLGQYVYGYKDWNQGKAEEKTEDGVVKGTYKYVNPRGRDFIANYYADHTGFHHEDNRPEREKAPATETPAVKAAKEEHFRLWSELAAANGQNPDPFSSDYQREGQYVPSASDTAYEHIEPKYIPSDEEKGEPRGFFYSFDYSTPLGRKIKEREELERLRAENNH; encoded by the exons ATGCAGTCTATTGTGATTGCCGTGTTACTTCTg GTTGTTCCAACCATATATTGTGAGAACATCTTTAAAATCAACATCAGTCCTGAGGAAGcccaacaatttttgaaatcatcAAACCTTAATATTGACTACGCACCAAAAACCGGTGAAAATCCCTTACCAGttgttcaaaatgaaaaaggaGAATTTATCTATCAAGGACGCAAAATAGACAATCCTTCCGAGTACGTGGAAGAACATTACACTGCCCATCAATACCATGGTCAAGATGGTTTAGGTCAATACGTCTATGGCTACAAAGACTGGAATCAAGGCAAAGCTGAAGAGAAAACTGAAGATGGTGTCGTTAAAGGCACATACAAATATGTAAACCCAAGAGGTCGTGACTTTATTGCAAATTACTATGCCGACCATACTGGTTTCCATCATGAAGACAATCGACCAGAAAGGGAGAAGGCTCCAGCTACTGAAACACCAGCTGTAAAGGCTGCCAAGGAGGAACATTTCCGGTTGTGGAGTGAATTGGCAGCAGCTAATGGTCAAAATCCCGATCCTTTCAGTAGTGATTATCAGAGAGAAGGTCAATATGTTCCTTCTGCTTCGGATACTGCTTATGAACACATCGAACCTAAGTACATTCCTTCAGATGAAGAAAAGGGTGAACCTCGTGGATTCTTTTACAGCTTTGATTATTCTACTCCATTGGGACGCAAAATTAAGGAGAGAGAAGAATTAGAAAGATTGCGGGCGGAAAATAatcattaa